One window of Cohnella hashimotonis genomic DNA carries:
- a CDS encoding FadR/GntR family transcriptional regulator, which yields MKKIQKIHLYEQVSEELQNYIQEKELKEGDKLPSVDRLTEMFGVGRSSLREALRYLEANEVVRIENGKGVFVRDMDTFRFSGKVKIEVERSSLLATLDVRRALEGKAIELAAQRITPKQIKEIQACLNEYRRLKENGQSTSRIDFTFHQLVNKAAANPILESVLDSFSVLYNKFFDKPLGNAGLFDATYPFHFTMFEAIAAHDVRAALSEFDKLMNSLEEIIKTYEI from the coding sequence ATGAAGAAGATACAGAAAATTCATCTCTATGAGCAGGTTTCCGAGGAGCTTCAGAACTATATTCAGGAGAAAGAACTGAAGGAAGGCGACAAGCTCCCTTCGGTCGATCGATTGACGGAAATGTTCGGCGTCGGCCGCTCTTCGCTTCGCGAAGCGCTGCGTTACCTGGAAGCCAACGAAGTGGTCCGTATCGAAAACGGCAAAGGCGTTTTCGTGAGAGACATGGACACCTTCCGCTTCTCCGGCAAGGTGAAGATCGAGGTTGAGCGCAGCTCGCTCCTCGCGACCCTCGACGTCCGCCGCGCGCTTGAAGGCAAGGCGATCGAATTGGCCGCGCAGCGAATAACCCCCAAGCAAATCAAAGAAATCCAAGCGTGCCTGAACGAATACCGCAGGCTCAAGGAAAACGGCCAAAGCACGTCCAGGATCGATTTTACCTTTCATCAACTCGTCAACAAGGCGGCCGCTAATCCCATTTTAGAAAGCGTTTTAGATTCATTTTCCGTCCTTTATAACAAGTTTTTCGACAAGCCGCTAGGCAACGCGGGATTATTCGATGCGACCTACCCTTTCCATTTCACGATGTTCGAAGCGATCGCGGCACACGATGTGCGGGCGGCGCTGTCCGAGTTCGACAAGTTGATGAACTCCCTCGAAGAAATCATTAAAACCTATGAAATTTAA
- a CDS encoding ABC transporter substrate-binding protein: MFTQSGMKTISKLAVSSVALALVLSACGGNDNKNSSGASAGASAGNSAGGEKVKLRMIESLTSDTRTAELQKMIDAFKKANSNIDVELISPPFDQADNKIRTMLSAKEDIDIVEARDLNVAEFVNNGYLEPLNEYTKNWSEFSTVTKTALDVGSIGDKLYFISNGLYQRQMFYRADWLKDAGIAVPKTYQELVDASIKLTDKSKNRYGFSFRGGPGANSVPDTMVLAYNGANVNTSDAMFLNDGKSIYSSPEAKQALDLYVKLFKEGSPADSVGWGFSEQVQAFTSGVTAFLLQDPDVINTLKEGMEEGTWATAPMPTGPSGVALISAGGAGWGITSFSTKKEAAWKLIEFLSSNEQNVEWSKSYGTIPIHSTATEDAYFNDGPYKTLLDMTADPKTFVNYKPPFNYPANSKFGTVSMETGQQMLLGKATVEETLAKWDKFWVDAKAELGAK; encoded by the coding sequence ATGTTCACACAAAGTGGAATGAAAACGATTTCAAAATTGGCGGTATCTTCTGTAGCGTTGGCTCTCGTCCTGTCCGCATGCGGCGGCAATGACAACAAGAATTCGTCGGGCGCTTCGGCTGGCGCCTCTGCGGGCAATTCTGCCGGCGGAGAGAAAGTTAAACTCCGCATGATCGAAAGCTTGACTTCCGACACCCGGACTGCCGAGCTCCAAAAGATGATCGACGCTTTTAAGAAAGCCAATTCCAATATCGATGTTGAATTGATCTCGCCTCCTTTCGACCAAGCAGACAACAAGATCCGTACGATGCTCTCCGCCAAGGAAGATATCGATATCGTCGAAGCCCGTGACCTCAACGTAGCGGAATTCGTCAACAACGGATATCTTGAACCGCTTAACGAATATACGAAAAACTGGAGCGAGTTCTCCACGGTAACGAAAACGGCTCTTGACGTCGGCAGCATCGGCGACAAGCTGTACTTCATCTCCAACGGCCTCTATCAGCGTCAAATGTTCTACCGCGCCGATTGGCTGAAAGATGCGGGAATCGCCGTACCGAAGACCTACCAGGAGCTGGTCGATGCCTCGATCAAGCTGACCGACAAGTCCAAGAACCGTTACGGCTTCTCGTTCCGCGGCGGCCCTGGCGCGAACTCCGTGCCGGACACGATGGTTCTGGCTTACAACGGCGCTAACGTCAACACGAGCGACGCGATGTTCCTGAACGACGGCAAGTCGATCTATTCTTCCCCCGAAGCGAAGCAAGCGCTCGACCTGTACGTGAAGCTCTTCAAGGAAGGCTCGCCTGCAGACTCCGTCGGCTGGGGCTTCTCCGAGCAAGTACAAGCGTTCACTTCCGGCGTGACGGCCTTCCTGCTTCAGGATCCCGACGTCATCAACACGCTGAAGGAAGGCATGGAAGAAGGAACCTGGGCGACCGCGCCGATGCCGACCGGCCCGAGCGGCGTCGCGCTGATCAGCGCCGGCGGCGCAGGATGGGGCATTACGTCCTTCTCCACCAAGAAGGAAGCGGCTTGGAAGCTGATCGAATTCCTGAGCTCCAACGAGCAGAACGTCGAATGGTCCAAGAGCTACGGCACGATTCCGATTCACAGCACCGCGACCGAAGACGCCTACTTCAATGACGGTCCTTACAAGACGCTGCTGGATATGACGGCCGATCCCAAGACGTTCGTCAACTACAAGCCTCCGTTCAACTACCCGGCGAACAGCAAGTTCGGCACGGTGTCCATGGAGACCGGTCAACAAATGCTGCTCGGCAAGGCGACCGTAGAAGAAACGCTGGCCAAGTGGGACAAGTTCTGGGTCGATGCGAAAGCGGAACTTGGCGCGAAATAA
- a CDS encoding transposase, with amino-acid sequence MGKRLKEETRLRIVKEALAGVKVGVLARMYDIHPETIRLWIREHRDFIPPEDIPSADEHLQEIQRLQEVEQRYDRAVKALGEKELEIEILRELLKKTTPVYPKNSK; translated from the coding sequence ATGGGAAAAAGGTTAAAGGAAGAAACACGGCTTAGAATTGTTAAGGAAGCATTGGCTGGGGTTAAGGTGGGGGTGCTTGCTCGCATGTACGACATTCACCCCGAAACCATTCGTTTGTGGATACGCGAGCATCGTGACTTTATTCCACCGGAGGACATTCCCTCGGCAGACGAGCATTTGCAAGAAATCCAGCGGTTGCAGGAAGTCGAGCAGCGGTATGACAGAGCGGTTAAAGCGCTTGGTGAAAAAGAACTCGAAATTGAAATTCTGCGTGAACTGCTAAAAAAAACAACCCCCGTTTATCCGAAAAATTCGAAGTAG
- a CDS encoding TetR/AcrR family transcriptional regulator — protein sequence MKKESARDRILRVASELFYMEGIRAVGIDRIIKESGVAKASFYRSFATKDDLAVAYLDARDELKLDRLEKLKKLYPDSAQEQLYALIRDVSKRMKLPDYRGCPCLNAAVEFPDPDHPAHVKLLDIQRRFWSRVQEIAREGAARQPEELTAQLRMLYEGFVMKRYVDESEHDGEYFRKAAELLLDLHFARDSLRGS from the coding sequence AAGAATCGGCCAGAGACCGTATTTTGCGGGTCGCCTCTGAATTATTTTACATGGAGGGCATTCGGGCGGTCGGCATCGATCGGATCATTAAGGAATCCGGCGTCGCCAAGGCAAGCTTCTATCGGAGCTTCGCGACGAAGGACGATCTGGCGGTTGCCTATCTCGACGCCAGAGACGAGCTCAAGCTGGATCGGTTGGAGAAGCTGAAGAAGCTGTACCCGGACTCCGCCCAGGAACAGCTCTATGCGCTTATACGAGATGTGAGCAAACGGATGAAATTACCGGATTACCGGGGGTGTCCGTGTTTGAACGCGGCAGTCGAATTCCCGGATCCGGATCACCCCGCCCACGTGAAATTGCTGGACATTCAGAGGCGCTTCTGGTCCCGGGTCCAGGAGATTGCGCGAGAAGGCGCGGCGCGACAGCCTGAGGAGCTGACTGCGCAGTTGAGGATGTTGTACGAAGGGTTCGTCATGAAGCGGTATGTGGATGAGTCGGAGCATGACGGCGAGTATTTCCGGAAGGCTGCCGAGCTGCTGCTGGATTTGCACTTCGCGCGGGACAGCCTTCGCGGATCATAA
- a CDS encoding carbohydrate ABC transporter permease gives MAVKATLKGLKIFYLALHLAVVVFPLYWIVITAFKPKGDIFKLPISYWPTHFSLSNFDRIFTVSKFHVYIMNSLIVSIVSAVAVIVISILCAYVMARFSFRGHKQIMLAFFLTQMLPGFVSLAPLYLMMSDMGLTNTRMSLILLYTTGSIAFSTIMLRGFFQRIPASLEEAAMIDGCSRITSLFRIIIPVMLPGIASTFIFAFVQNWNELFQAVMFIDTNSLKTLPVGMNSFVLKFDIDWGSMSAGTVISVIPTIIMFAFAQRYIVEGLTQGAEKG, from the coding sequence ATGGCCGTCAAAGCGACCCTCAAGGGATTAAAGATCTTCTATCTGGCGCTGCACCTGGCCGTGGTCGTATTCCCGCTGTACTGGATCGTCATCACGGCCTTCAAGCCCAAAGGCGACATCTTCAAGCTGCCGATCTCGTATTGGCCGACGCATTTTTCTCTCAGTAACTTCGACCGCATTTTTACGGTTTCCAAGTTTCATGTGTATATCATGAACAGCTTGATCGTGTCGATCGTGTCCGCCGTCGCCGTCATCGTCATCTCGATTTTGTGCGCTTACGTCATGGCGCGCTTCTCGTTCCGCGGCCACAAGCAGATCATGCTCGCGTTTTTCCTCACGCAGATGCTGCCTGGCTTCGTATCGCTGGCGCCGCTGTACCTGATGATGTCGGACATGGGGCTGACGAACACGCGGATGTCGCTCATCCTGCTGTACACGACGGGCTCCATCGCCTTCTCGACCATTATGCTCAGAGGCTTCTTCCAGCGCATCCCGGCCAGTCTCGAGGAAGCGGCGATGATCGACGGCTGCTCGCGGATTACGTCGCTGTTCCGCATCATTATCCCGGTCATGCTGCCGGGGATCGCTTCAACGTTTATATTCGCCTTCGTTCAGAACTGGAACGAATTGTTCCAGGCCGTCATGTTCATCGATACGAATTCGCTGAAGACGCTGCCGGTCGGGATGAATTCATTCGTGCTGAAGTTCGATATCGATTGGGGATCCATGTCAGCCGGAACCGTCATCTCTGTTATCCCTACGATCATCATGTTCGCCTTCGCCCAGCGCTATATCGTCGAGGGCTTGACGCAAGGGGCAGAGAAGGGCTGA
- a CDS encoding sensor histidine kinase produces the protein MRSIGWISGVASIIKNMKLQNKLMASFLLACVVPLIVVSVLIFRQSAAGLEESSEEFAALYTSQIRTSLNEFLKEYDKVTKSVLVDNELIYSLGDKQNKSIDEQIIQSVAVQRLLMRVALLKPEIGAAMLISRDNAVYQYTNTTSKVNEKLLLSQAWFKKLSNSEDTFFITGLHDRAYYEDKGAGAIVTVGRLLYRSDGAYAGILLIDLDPFSLLPLDNDFVQARKKYGMSVIISNRKQQIVYHSDAASGRLSWEQVLASGADEVGGNGTKDRIVLTGSTAQGELSIKTEIPRDKLLQKINRIKGTTLILILASCLIVTLISLGLSYTITKPVKALRRSMKQAEVGQYMPIEKKQANDEIGSLVNSYNKMIVTIRTLIEDVYMAEIKQRQAKFLALQNQINPHMLYNTLESIRMKALMKDDDETADMIKILARMFRIALGKEGHSHSIRTELEYTVYYLQLQNIRFDNMFKLDIDIPDDMLDSRLIPLIFQPIVENSINHGFEGYSRTIHIGIRGSWTANGDIRIRIADDGSGMTPDKLAELRALVEGAGTEKPRLESTDEPSSKGLGLKNIAERIKLQYGEPYGLKLDSDPKSGTSVEILIPKN, from the coding sequence ATGAGAAGCATCGGTTGGATAAGCGGCGTTGCCTCCATAATAAAAAACATGAAGCTGCAGAACAAATTAATGGCAAGCTTCCTGCTCGCCTGCGTCGTTCCGCTGATTGTCGTCAGCGTCCTAATTTTTCGCCAGTCGGCTGCGGGGCTTGAAGAATCTTCGGAGGAATTCGCAGCCTTATATACGTCTCAAATCAGGACCTCGCTTAACGAATTCCTCAAGGAATACGACAAGGTGACGAAGTCGGTTTTGGTGGACAACGAGCTGATCTACAGCCTCGGTGACAAGCAAAACAAGTCCATCGACGAGCAGATCATCCAGAGCGTTGCGGTGCAGCGGCTGCTGATGCGGGTTGCCTTGCTGAAGCCGGAGATCGGCGCCGCGATGCTGATCAGCAGGGACAACGCCGTGTATCAATATACGAACACGACAAGCAAGGTGAACGAAAAATTGCTTTTATCCCAAGCCTGGTTTAAAAAGCTAAGCAACTCGGAGGACACCTTTTTTATTACCGGGCTGCATGACCGCGCTTACTATGAGGATAAAGGAGCCGGCGCCATCGTCACGGTAGGGAGACTGCTGTACCGCTCCGACGGGGCTTATGCGGGCATCCTCCTGATCGATCTGGATCCCTTTTCGCTGCTGCCGCTCGATAACGACTTCGTGCAAGCCCGAAAAAAGTACGGGATGAGCGTCATTATCAGCAATCGGAAGCAGCAGATCGTCTATCATTCCGATGCGGCCAGCGGCCGGTTGTCCTGGGAGCAGGTGCTGGCGTCCGGCGCTGACGAAGTCGGGGGCAACGGGACCAAGGACCGGATCGTCTTGACGGGAAGCACCGCGCAAGGCGAGCTGTCGATCAAGACCGAGATTCCACGCGACAAGTTGCTGCAGAAGATCAACCGGATCAAGGGGACGACCCTGATCCTCATTCTGGCGAGCTGCCTGATCGTCACCTTGATCTCGCTGGGCCTAAGCTATACGATCACGAAGCCGGTCAAGGCGCTGCGCCGAAGCATGAAGCAGGCCGAGGTCGGACAGTACATGCCGATCGAGAAAAAGCAGGCGAACGACGAGATCGGCAGTCTCGTGAACAGCTACAACAAAATGATCGTCACGATTCGCACGCTCATCGAGGACGTGTACATGGCGGAGATCAAGCAGCGCCAAGCCAAATTCCTCGCGCTGCAGAATCAGATCAACCCGCATATGCTCTACAACACGCTCGAGTCCATTCGCATGAAGGCGCTCATGAAGGACGACGACGAGACCGCCGACATGATCAAGATTCTGGCCCGCATGTTCCGGATCGCGCTGGGCAAGGAGGGGCATTCGCATTCGATTCGGACCGAGCTCGAGTATACGGTCTATTATTTGCAGCTGCAAAATATCCGGTTCGACAACATGTTCAAGCTCGACATCGACATCCCGGACGACATGCTGGACAGCCGCCTGATCCCGCTCATTTTCCAGCCGATCGTCGAGAACAGCATCAATCACGGCTTCGAAGGCTACAGCCGGACGATCCATATCGGGATTCGAGGAAGCTGGACGGCGAATGGCGATATTCGGATCCGCATCGCGGACGACGGGAGCGGCATGACGCCGGACAAGCTGGCGGAGCTGCGGGCGCTCGTTGAAGGCGCTGGAACGGAAAAACCGAGGCTTGAATCCACGGACGAGCCGTCGAGCAAAGGGCTCGGCCTGAAAAATATCGCGGAGCGGATCAAGCTTCAATACGGCGAGCCTTATGGCTTGAAGCTGGATTCCGATCCCAAGAGCGGGACCTCCGTCGAGATTTTAATTCCGAAGAACTGA
- a CDS encoding cation diffusion facilitator family transporter, giving the protein MNQYDFHHLDHVKEQNTSKKTLWITLTLTLFFTIVEIVGGLVSNSLALLSDSAHMISDVLALGLSMVAIYMATRKPNRKYTFGFLRFEIIASFLNGLALAIIAAGIFVEGIKRIVHPQTVDMPIMLTIASIGLVVNIVLTIVLSRSMKEEDNLNVKSALWHFIGDLLSSIGIIVSAIVIHFTGFFLLDPLISMVVGAIIFAGGSKIIRESYLVLMESVPDKFDLDAIRKDLNDLDIVVDVHELHLWAVTTEHYSLTAHVFVKQGIEPFCAILAINEILKNKYGIAHSTIQIEHPILHDHGEYGKAFMLRQA; this is encoded by the coding sequence ATGAACCAATACGATTTCCATCACCTTGACCACGTCAAAGAGCAAAACACCTCCAAAAAGACGCTTTGGATTACGCTGACTTTGACTTTGTTTTTCACCATCGTAGAAATCGTGGGCGGACTTGTGTCCAACTCCCTCGCCCTGCTCTCCGATTCGGCGCATATGATCTCCGATGTGCTGGCTCTTGGCCTCAGCATGGTCGCCATCTACATGGCCACCCGCAAGCCCAATCGGAAGTACACATTCGGCTTCCTCCGGTTTGAGATTATTGCTTCGTTTCTGAACGGTCTTGCGCTCGCCATCATTGCCGCCGGCATTTTCGTGGAAGGGATCAAGCGTATCGTCCATCCTCAAACTGTCGATATGCCAATTATGTTAACGATCGCATCCATCGGCCTGGTCGTGAACATCGTTCTGACGATCGTACTCAGCCGCAGTATGAAGGAAGAAGACAATCTGAACGTAAAAAGCGCGCTTTGGCATTTTATCGGAGACCTGCTTAGCTCCATCGGCATTATCGTATCCGCGATCGTCATCCACTTTACCGGCTTCTTCCTGTTGGACCCGCTGATCAGCATGGTCGTGGGCGCGATTATTTTTGCGGGGGGGTCCAAGATTATTCGCGAATCGTATCTCGTGCTAATGGAATCGGTCCCCGACAAGTTCGATCTGGACGCCATTCGCAAAGATCTTAACGACCTGGACATCGTCGTGGACGTACACGAGCTTCATCTGTGGGCGGTGACGACGGAGCACTATTCGCTAACCGCGCATGTTTTCGTGAAGCAAGGGATCGAGCCCTTCTGCGCCATTTTGGCGATCAACGAGATTTTGAAAAACAAATACGGCATCGCGCATTCGACGATCCAGATCGAACACCCGATCCTGCACGATCACGGAGAATACGGCAAAGCGTTTATGCTGAGGCAGGCATAA
- a CDS encoding carbohydrate ABC transporter permease, whose product MKQRTFIWLSLFPAFLLLAVFTFYPFLRGVIMAFQNYELFNLNNVDFVGLQNFETAFRDSKFLTALQNSVYWVFFSLVFQFFIGLALALMLKKQFRGRGVYQGFVFYSWALSGFLIGLIWKWLFNSQYGVINDLLLKTGIIHERIGFLSDPHWAMFSVIVANVWYGIAFFAIMLLAALQSVPGELYEAADIDGANAFRQFFNVTLPYIMPTIIATTLLRVIWIFNDPTLIYGMTNGGPAGSTHVLSSLLMEKLLAGNYGMASAIGVIMLAILMLYTIFYLFVTKSEKVGDF is encoded by the coding sequence ATGAAACAGCGTACTTTTATTTGGCTCAGCCTATTTCCCGCATTTCTGCTGCTCGCCGTCTTCACGTTTTATCCGTTCCTGCGCGGCGTGATCATGGCCTTTCAGAATTACGAATTGTTCAACCTCAACAACGTCGATTTCGTCGGACTCCAGAATTTCGAGACGGCTTTCCGCGACAGCAAGTTTCTCACCGCGCTTCAGAACAGCGTATATTGGGTCTTCTTCTCGCTCGTCTTTCAGTTCTTTATCGGACTTGCGCTCGCGCTTATGCTCAAGAAGCAATTCCGCGGACGCGGCGTCTATCAGGGCTTCGTATTCTACTCCTGGGCGCTGTCCGGGTTCCTGATCGGCCTGATCTGGAAGTGGCTGTTCAATTCCCAATACGGCGTCATCAACGACCTGCTGCTTAAGACCGGCATCATCCACGAGCGGATCGGCTTCTTATCGGACCCGCATTGGGCCATGTTCTCGGTCATCGTCGCGAACGTATGGTACGGCATCGCCTTCTTCGCCATCATGCTGCTTGCCGCCCTCCAGTCCGTGCCCGGCGAATTGTACGAAGCGGCCGATATCGACGGCGCCAACGCGTTCCGCCAGTTTTTTAACGTGACCCTGCCCTATATTATGCCGACGATCATCGCCACGACGCTGCTGCGCGTGATCTGGATTTTCAACGACCCGACGCTCATCTACGGGATGACCAACGGCGGTCCCGCCGGGAGCACGCATGTGCTGTCCTCCCTCCTCATGGAAAAGCTGCTCGCCGGCAATTACGGCATGGCGTCCGCGATCGGCGTCATCATGCTCGCGATTCTGATGCTGTACACGATTTTCTACCTGTTCGTGACGAAGTCCGAGAAAGTGGGTGACTTCTGA
- a CDS encoding IS3 family transposase — MKRGEPVARVLRILELNESTYYERRKRAAQPDAERVEPVRRGRPVPGYAYNESGEKVCDEQIQEWLLLLLEGEEHVYGYKLLARCIRKQYGVKLNKKKAYRMCKALGILQKKRQRLQTHPRRLPRNHTITASNQLWQMDIKYGYALGQERFFFVLSIIDVFDRVVVGQYRGPVCEAKHAVQTLGIALQQRLQPGEALPIIRTDNGPQFVSKLFQDMCECWDMVHERIPPRTPNMNAYIESFHSILERCLFSNRTFMTLEEAYEALDQFMDFYNNRKMHGSLKNMAPTAFAAWVKTLDDASAFYRSV, encoded by the coding sequence ATTAAACGGGGGGAGCCTGTAGCACGGGTTCTGCGCATTCTCGAGTTGAATGAGTCCACCTATTATGAGCGGCGTAAGCGTGCCGCTCAGCCTGACGCAGAACGCGTCGAGCCGGTCCGCAGGGGACGCCCTGTGCCCGGATACGCCTACAACGAATCGGGCGAGAAAGTCTGCGACGAGCAAATCCAGGAATGGCTGTTGCTACTGCTGGAGGGCGAAGAGCACGTCTATGGCTATAAGCTGTTAGCGCGCTGTATTCGCAAGCAGTACGGGGTGAAGCTGAACAAGAAAAAGGCTTATCGCATGTGCAAGGCACTCGGCATTCTTCAAAAAAAGCGGCAACGCCTACAGACGCATCCTCGGCGATTGCCGAGAAATCACACCATCACCGCATCGAATCAACTTTGGCAAATGGATATCAAATATGGCTATGCCTTGGGTCAGGAGCGTTTCTTTTTCGTACTCAGCATCATCGACGTGTTCGACCGCGTCGTCGTAGGGCAATACCGCGGCCCTGTTTGCGAGGCCAAGCACGCGGTGCAGACCCTGGGGATCGCGCTGCAGCAGCGCCTTCAGCCGGGTGAAGCACTGCCTATCATCCGCACGGACAACGGCCCCCAGTTCGTCAGCAAGCTGTTTCAAGACATGTGCGAGTGCTGGGACATGGTCCATGAACGGATTCCGCCGCGGACACCGAATATGAATGCCTACATCGAGTCTTTCCACAGCATCCTTGAGCGTTGTTTGTTTAGCAATCGTACATTCATGACGCTGGAGGAAGCTTATGAAGCGCTCGACCAATTCATGGATTTTTATAACAACCGTAAGATGCACGGCAGCCTAAAAAACATGGCTCCAACAGCGTTCGCAGCGTGGGTTAAGACATTGGACGATGCTTCAGCCTTTTACAGATCGGTGTAA
- a CDS encoding trans-sulfuration enzyme family protein: MTTSERDKNHFYTQVSHDSVDSRHQGAITMPVYQSSLFAFETHQKFDEAMQDVLAASVYSRGNNPTVMYLEEKIARLEGGESARCFASGMGAISAVIFALVGSGEHIVCVDQAYGPTRELLVDLSARFGVEVTFIDGKDTEGFAAAIRPNTKLFYLESPTSGLFEMQDLPALASLAKEHGIITAIDNSWATPYFQKPLAMGIDLVMHSLTKYFSGHSDSLGGVVVGSRELIGLIGHRSYLNLGAAMAPQTASLITRGLRTLPLRLERHQASALKIAAHLASKPDVVRINHPGLAGYPQKELADRLLSGYGGLFSFVTRHSVEKMKQWATDLDYFRIGVSWGGYESLVTVGAAPAKDTEVGGALASVRMYIGIEDPDELIADIERNWAKLYEPMLEGHTL, encoded by the coding sequence ATGACAACAAGCGAGAGAGACAAAAATCATTTTTATACGCAAGTATCGCACGATTCGGTAGACAGCCGCCACCAAGGCGCCATCACGATGCCGGTCTACCAGAGCAGTCTGTTCGCATTCGAGACGCACCAGAAGTTCGATGAGGCGATGCAGGACGTGCTGGCCGCCTCCGTTTACTCGCGAGGCAATAACCCGACGGTCATGTACCTGGAGGAAAAAATCGCGCGGCTCGAAGGCGGAGAAAGCGCGCGCTGCTTCGCTTCGGGCATGGGCGCCATCTCCGCCGTCATCTTCGCGCTGGTCGGTTCGGGCGAGCATATCGTCTGCGTCGACCAGGCTTACGGACCGACCCGCGAGCTGCTCGTCGACCTATCGGCGCGCTTCGGCGTCGAAGTCACCTTCATCGACGGCAAAGATACGGAAGGCTTCGCGGCTGCGATCCGTCCGAATACTAAGCTGTTCTACCTGGAGAGCCCGACGTCGGGCCTGTTCGAAATGCAGGACCTCCCCGCGCTCGCCAGCCTGGCAAAGGAACACGGCATCATCACGGCTATCGACAATTCCTGGGCGACGCCGTATTTCCAGAAGCCGCTCGCCATGGGCATCGATCTGGTCATGCACTCGCTCACCAAATACTTCTCGGGCCATAGCGACAGCCTCGGCGGCGTCGTCGTCGGCAGCCGCGAGCTGATCGGCCTGATCGGCCACCGCAGTTACCTGAATCTCGGCGCCGCGATGGCGCCGCAGACCGCGTCCCTGATTACGCGCGGCCTTCGCACGCTGCCCCTGCGGCTCGAGCGCCACCAGGCCAGCGCGCTCAAGATCGCGGCGCATCTGGCATCCAAGCCGGACGTCGTGCGCATCAACCATCCGGGGCTGGCAGGCTACCCGCAGAAAGAGCTGGCCGACCGCCTGCTGAGCGGTTACGGCGGCCTGTTCTCGTTCGTGACGCGCCACAGCGTGGAGAAAATGAAGCAATGGGCGACCGACCTCGACTACTTCCGCATCGGCGTCAGCTGGGGCGGCTACGAGAGTCTTGTCACCGTCGGCGCAGCCCCCGCCAAAGATACCGAAGTCGGCGGCGCGCTGGCAAGCGTGCGCATGTATATTGGCATCGAGGATCCGGACGAGCTGATCGCGGATATCGAGCGGAATTGGGCGAAGCTGTATGAGCCTATGTTGGAAGGCCATACTTTATAG